In one Flavobacteriales bacterium genomic region, the following are encoded:
- a CDS encoding ABC transporter ATP-binding protein has product MSAHHRIEELRALLKGTDLSLATRRLMDLCDDYETLHDLRQPAMQLRAEYNLGRDLGAGEMNGDRAQAIRTRVSELLSAIAARPGSANGPAATAAETAYRSAALTKHFSSGGHRFTLGPIDLELRTGEITGVVGENGNGKTTLLRQVAGMLDHDGGTQQWPLAPADPYARRATIAWIPQRSARWYGTLLQNLRFTAAIHGIAGDANEDRVRYTLHRLGLTRFAHLSWNELSSGYKLRFELARMVVWRPRLLVLDEPIANLDLQAQQLFLQDLCHLASAARDPVAIILSSQQLHEIESIADRIIFLRNGRPMYSGSTAAFDQDRSSNVFELKGAVDRSRLLAALGEGNALALDDTGLVWRLITPRAIGPREVLRALTAAEAEVSYFRDISTSTRKLFHQDP; this is encoded by the coding sequence ATGAGCGCGCATCACCGCATCGAGGAGCTCCGCGCGCTCCTGAAGGGCACGGACCTGAGCCTCGCCACCCGGCGGCTCATGGACCTCTGCGATGACTACGAGACCCTGCACGACCTGCGTCAACCGGCCATGCAGCTGCGCGCCGAGTACAACCTGGGCCGTGACCTGGGCGCCGGGGAAATGAACGGCGACAGGGCCCAGGCCATCCGGACCCGGGTGTCGGAGCTCCTGAGCGCGATCGCGGCGCGCCCCGGAAGCGCCAATGGGCCTGCGGCAACCGCTGCGGAAACGGCCTATCGGAGCGCCGCGCTCACCAAGCACTTCAGCAGCGGCGGCCATCGCTTCACCCTCGGGCCCATCGACCTGGAGCTGCGCACGGGCGAGATCACCGGCGTGGTGGGCGAGAACGGTAACGGCAAGACAACGCTCCTGCGCCAGGTGGCCGGAATGCTTGACCATGACGGTGGCACGCAGCAGTGGCCGCTGGCGCCCGCCGACCCCTATGCAAGACGGGCCACCATCGCCTGGATCCCGCAGCGCAGCGCGCGCTGGTACGGCACCCTGCTGCAGAACCTGCGCTTCACCGCCGCCATCCACGGAATCGCAGGCGATGCCAACGAGGACCGGGTGCGGTACACGCTCCACCGGCTGGGACTCACCCGATTCGCTCACCTCAGCTGGAACGAGCTGAGCAGCGGCTACAAGCTGCGCTTCGAGCTGGCGCGCATGGTGGTGTGGCGACCGCGCCTGCTCGTACTGGATGAGCCCATCGCCAACCTCGACCTGCAGGCCCAGCAGCTCTTCCTGCAGGACCTGTGCCACCTGGCGTCCGCCGCCCGCGACCCGGTGGCCATCATCCTCAGCTCGCAGCAATTGCACGAGATCGAGTCCATCGCCGACCGCATCATCTTCCTGAGGAACGGACGGCCCATGTACAGCGGGTCCACCGCGGCCTTCGACCAGGACCGCAGCAGCAACGTCTTCGAGCTGAAGGGCGCGGTGGACCGCAGCCGTCTCCTGGCAGCCCTGGGCGAGGGCAACGCGCTGGCGCTCGATGACACGGGTCTCGTTTGGCGCCTCATCACCCCACGCGCCATCGGCCCGCGCGAGGTGCTCAGGGCCCTCACGGCCGCCGAGGCCGAGGTGAGCTACTTCCGTGACATCAGCACCAGCACCCGCAAGCTCTTCCACCAGGATCCATGA
- a CDS encoding Fic family protein, which translates to MDIGSITYYSISPRILHLLGRVHERLGAAHARHFHQPAAELAKAYRASIVSATLAIEGGQLDPLPVAALAEDHTASSQGPAALEALNTHRTYDLLNGLDPFSDQDLRHAHGVLMHGLAVDAGHYRTGPIEVFYGDPQPLRTSPAKGLPVAVQELLRYAEEDDFPPLITACVLHFGLIYLRPFSAGNGRLARLWQRALLMRHWPVFAYLPVEAFIHRAEPAYHAALEFADRRGDCGGFIVYMLERTDEALAELLASPDPIRTSPERIAAFLQHRRRAGQIEQPFRRRDYMDFHPWLSTATATRDLKGAVAAAQLVPSGGGRSMQYRLA; encoded by the coding sequence ATGGACATCGGGAGCATCACCTACTATTCCATCAGCCCCCGGATCCTCCACCTGCTGGGCCGTGTGCATGAGCGCTTGGGCGCCGCCCATGCCCGCCATTTCCATCAGCCGGCCGCCGAGTTGGCCAAGGCCTACCGCGCCAGCATCGTTAGCGCCACCCTGGCCATCGAGGGCGGCCAGCTCGACCCGCTGCCCGTAGCCGCCTTGGCCGAGGACCACACCGCCAGCAGCCAGGGGCCGGCCGCCCTTGAGGCGCTGAACACCCATCGCACGTACGACCTGCTCAACGGCCTCGACCCTTTCTCCGACCAGGACCTTCGCCACGCCCACGGTGTGCTCATGCACGGGCTGGCCGTGGATGCCGGTCACTACCGCACCGGGCCCATCGAGGTCTTCTACGGCGACCCGCAGCCCCTGCGCACATCGCCCGCCAAGGGGCTCCCCGTGGCCGTGCAGGAGCTGCTGCGCTATGCCGAAGAGGATGACTTCCCGCCGCTGATCACCGCTTGCGTGCTCCACTTCGGCCTCATCTACCTGCGGCCCTTCAGCGCCGGCAATGGCCGGCTTGCGCGGCTCTGGCAGCGCGCCCTGCTCATGCGGCACTGGCCCGTATTCGCCTACCTGCCCGTGGAAGCCTTCATCCACCGCGCGGAGCCCGCCTACCACGCCGCCTTGGAGTTCGCCGATCGCCGCGGCGACTGCGGCGGCTTCATCGTCTACATGCTCGAGCGGACGGACGAAGCGCTCGCTGAACTGCTGGCCTCCCCCGACCCCATCCGCACATCTCCGGAGCGCATCGCCGCCTTCCTGCAGCACCGCCGGCGCGCCGGCCAGATCGAGCAGCCCTTCCGCCGGCGCGACTACATGGACTTCCACCCCTGGCTGAGCACGGCAACGGCTACGCGGGACCTGAAGGGGGCCGTGGCGGCCGCCCAGCTCGTGCCCAGCGGCGGCGGACGCAGCATGCAGTACCGCTTGGCATAG
- the rpsL gene encoding 30S ribosomal protein S12: MPTIQQLIRKGRENPVYKSKSVALTRCPQRRGVCTKVYTTTPKKPNSALRKVAKVRLVNGYEVIAYIGGEGHNLQEHSIVLVRGGRVKDLPGVKYHIVRGVLDTSGVEGRNQRRSKYGTKKPKPGQAPAKKK; encoded by the coding sequence ATGCCAACGATTCAGCAGCTCATCCGCAAGGGCCGGGAGAACCCGGTCTACAAGAGCAAGTCGGTCGCTTTGACCCGCTGCCCGCAGCGCCGTGGCGTCTGCACCAAGGTGTACACCACCACCCCGAAGAAGCCGAACTCGGCGCTCCGCAAGGTGGCCAAGGTGCGCCTGGTGAACGGCTATGAAGTGATCGCCTACATCGGCGGCGAAGGCCACAACCTGCAGGAGCACAGCATCGTGCTGGTGCGCGGCGGCAGGGTGAAGGACCTGCCCGGCGTGAAGTACCACATCGTGCGGGGCGTGCTCGACACCAGCGGGGTGGAGGGCCGCAACCAGCGCCGCAGCAAGTACGGCACCAAGAAGCCGAAGCCCGGCCAGGCGCCCGCCAAGAAGAAGTAA
- the rpsG gene encoding 30S ribosomal protein S7, whose amino-acid sequence MRKKAVKHTTLPDPKFGDEQVTKFVNNLMYDGKKSKSFDIFYNALDIVAEKSGEDGLEIFRKALQNVTPQVEVRTRRVGGANFQIPQQVRDERKKSLAMKWLIGYARTRNERSMAQKLANEILAASKEEGAAFKKKEEVHKMAEANKAFSHFRF is encoded by the coding sequence ATGCGCAAGAAAGCGGTCAAGCACACCACGCTGCCCGATCCCAAGTTCGGCGACGAGCAGGTGACCAAGTTCGTGAACAACCTGATGTACGACGGCAAGAAGAGCAAGTCGTTCGACATCTTCTACAATGCCCTCGACATCGTAGCCGAGAAGAGCGGGGAGGACGGGCTGGAGATCTTTCGCAAAGCCCTCCAGAATGTGACCCCCCAAGTGGAGGTGCGCACGCGTCGCGTGGGCGGTGCCAACTTCCAGATCCCCCAGCAAGTGCGCGACGAGCGGAAGAAGAGCCTCGCCATGAAATGGCTGATCGGCTATGCCCGCACGCGCAATGAGCGCAGCATGGCCCAGAAGCTCGCCAACGAGATCCTGGCCGCTTCCAAGGAGGAGGGCGCTGCCTTCAAGAAGAAAGAAGAAGTCCACAAAATGGCCGAAGCGAACAAGGCCTTCAGCCACTTCCGCTTCTAA